The following are encoded in a window of Impatiens glandulifera chromosome 5, dImpGla2.1, whole genome shotgun sequence genomic DNA:
- the LOC124939222 gene encoding uncharacterized protein LOC124939222 codes for MAFVSFLGRIFFVSVFILSAWQEFNEFGVNGGPAAKALKPKFNVFSNHVTTHSGIVVPELEIKYIVAASIALKGLGSLLFIFGSSIGAYLLLLHQLIATPIIYDFYNYEADKGEYSQLFVKFTQNLALFGATLFFIGMKNSIPRRLIKKKAPKSKTV; via the exons ATGGCGTTTGTGTCTTTCCTTGGAAGAATTTTCTTCGTCTCTGTGTTCATCCTCTCAGCATGGCAAGA GTTCAATGAATTCGGTGTTAATGGTGGGCCTGCAGCGAAAGCCTTGAAACCCAAGTTCAATGTATTCTCTAACCATGTCACTACTCATAGTGGGATAGTTGTGCCCGAGTTGGAA ATCAAGTACATAGTTGCAGCTTCAATAGCTTTGAAAGGATTGGGTAGCCTCCTTTTCATCTTTGGGAGTTCAATTGGAGCTTATTTGCTG CTTCTTCATCAGCTAATAGCTACTCCCATAATCTACGATTTCTACAATTATGAAGCAGATAAGGGAGAATATTCTCAACTTTTTGTCAAGTTCACTCAG AATCTGGCATTGTTTGGGGCTACTCTCTTTTTCATTGGCATGAAGAATTCAATCCCAAGAAGATTGATAAAGAAGAAGGCTCCAAAATCCAAAACAGTCTAA